The genome window ATCGCCCGGTTCCACGCGATGACCCTCCTGTCCCTCCCGAGGATGAAGGTCGGGTCCGGCATGAATTCCGCGGCCTCCTGGATCTTCTCGTACGTCGTCCTGAGGGCCTTCTCCATGGCCTTCTGGGCAGTGATCTCCATGAAAACGCCGATGTAAGAGGCAGGCATGCCTGCCTCGTCCCTGACGAGCGTGAGGGACGACTGGAAGAACCGTGACTTCCCGTCCCCTACCCTGATGCGTATCTCGCCGTTCCACGCCCCAGAGCGGCTCACCTCCCGCCTTATCTCAGCGAGGGATGGCGTGAAATACCTCGTGAGGTTCCAGAACTCGCCCATGTGGTTCTCCTGCATGTCGCGCAGGTCCCTCGCACCGAAGAGGGAGAGGAAGACCTTGTTTGCGTACACGAGCCGATCGTCGGGGTCGAAGATCACGATGGCATTCGTCGCGGACTCTATCGCGGCGTTCCTGATGCGTATCTCGCGTTCGGCCTCGATCCTCTCGCTGATGTCCGTGAAGGAGGCCATCATCGCGATGGGATTCCCCTCCGCGTCCCGGACGAGGTTTGCGGTGTGGAACGCGTGGACGGTCCGCCCGTCGCCCCGCGGGATCAGGACTTCCCCGTTCCACTCGCCCCTCTCCAAAAGGAGCCTCGGGGCACCTTCCAACCTTTCGCCCGCTGTCCCGGCCGGAAAGAGCGTCCTGAGGGGCTGCCCGATGACCGCGTCGCCCAAGGGATCCCCAATCATTTTGAGGAACGCCGCATTCGCGTACGTGATGCGCCCGTCGAGGGTCGCGATGACGACGCCATTGACGGACGACGAGACGGCCATGTCGAGGACGCGGAGCCTCTCCTCGGAGAGCCTCTTTTCCGTGATGTCCCTCCCCACCCCCTGGTACTCGACGATCCTCCCGCTGCCGTCGAGAATTGCCCTGTGCGTCCAGAGATGCCACCTCGTCTCGCCCCCGGGGCAGACGACCCTGTGCTCGTGGGTCTCCACGTCCCGCCCGGGTCCGAGGGAGAGGATCCTTTCCCTCACCATCTCCCTGTCCTCGGGGTGGACGTACTCCAGTATGTCCTTCCCGGGTACCTCGCCGGCCACCCATCCCATGTACTTGCACAGCGCGCCGTTGGCGAAGGTGAGGCGGAAATCGGGGTCGAACCTGCAGATGAACTCTGTCTGATCCTCGACGATCGCCCTGTACCTCTCCTCGCTCATCCTGAGTCTCCTCTCGTATTCCCGCGGGAGGGTGACGTCCTCGAATATCAGGGTATACCCCCTCCTCCCGTCTTCAAAGACCGTGGGGACGACCTTGTACGCGAGCGTGCACTCCCTGCCCCGGATTTCGAACGATATCTCCTGCTTCTTCCCGGATGAGGAGTCGGCTGTCTGGATAGTCGCGGAGATCTCCCCAAGAGCGGGGATAACAAGCTCCCCGATGGCTGATCCCAGCACGTCCTCCCTCCTCGCCGAGAAGAAAGAGAGGAAGTTCTCGTTGACGTCGGTGACCCGCAGGTCCGCGTCGAGGATGAGGATGAGCTCGGTCGTGAACCGCAGGACGGAGGAGATAGGGACGCGCTGGGCGAGTGTGTAGACCTTCGCGTTCCCGTACACCCTCACTTCCACCTCGCCCGTGATGAGGAGGATCTCGAGGTACTTCGCCACGGAATTCCTGTTCATTTTCAGGGTGTGCGCGATGTCAGAGATCGTGAGGCCTTTGGGGCGGCTCTTCAGCAGCCTCTTGATTCTCGAGATCTTCTCCCGGTCGAGGATCATGGCAATGGTGTGATCGCACGCTGCCCCCTATAAATATATGCCCGCATTCCGTGCGGGACCCTGCCTCTCTCACGCGCCGGAAAAAGGCCGTGACACTTTTGGTCTCCGCGGGAGAACTTGTTCCCGGGAAATGACCGGGGGAGGCCTCCATCAAAAGGTATTTGCCACCCCGCGGGACATTCCTATCGATGGCGAGTCCCCCGCCGGCCGCAGAGATCCTCCTCGTCGAAGACAACCCCAACGACGTCGAACTCATCCTCCACGTCTTCCAGTGGTGCAACCTCTCTAACAGGGTCCACGTCGCGTGGAACGGGGAGGAGGCCCTCGACTACATCTTCGGGACAGGACCGTACGCGGGGAGGGATACCTGTCACCACCCGCAGGTCATTCTCCTCGACCTGAAACTCCCCAGAGTCGACGGGATCGAGGTGCTCAGGAGGCTGAAGAATGACCCGCGGACCCGGACGATTCCTGTCGTCGTCCTGACCTCTTCGAGGGAGGAGAGGGATATCGTGAGGAGCTACGACCTCGGCGTGAACAGCTACATCGTTAAGCCCGTGAAATTCGACGATTTTGTCTGCGTGATAAGGGAACTAGGGCTCTACTGGAAGACGATCAACCAGCCGCCTGTCGAGGAGAGGGGAGAGTGAAACACCCCCTCCTCTCAGTCCCCCCTCTTTCCCGCGAGTGGTCTGCCCGAGGGTCCGGCCCTCCCGGCGTGCTGGTCAGCAAAGAGGAGGTAGTATGCCGCAAGGCCCTTCCAGTCGCCCCACCTCCGGGCAAACTCCCTCGCCTGGCCGGGGGTGATGAGGTCCCCGAGGGAGTAGAACCGGGCAATCGCGCGCCGGATGCCGAGGTCGCCCGCCGGGATTACGTCCAGACGGTGCAAACCCCGGAGGAGGACGAACTCCGCCGTCCACCTCCCTATCCCCCTGATGCGGCACAGCTCGTCGATGACCACTCCCGGGTCATTCGGCCCCCTGTAGGCCTCTAGGTCGATCTCCCCCTCCCTCGCCGCCCGCGCGATCTCGAGGATATACCCCGCTTTCCGGAAGGAGAGCCCGCATTCCCGGAGATCCCGGGGAGATGCATCCGCAAAGTCCTCCGGGCGGGGGTACGCGTAGAACGTCCCCTGCGCCGTCCGCACCTCCTCCCCAAAACGCCTCACCACGCGGGACTCGACCTGCCTCGCGACCGGGGTCGCGATCTGCTGCTCGATGATTGAAGTCACGACGGCCTCAAAGACCGTCTCGGAGGAGATCATCCTCAGCCCGGAGAGGGCCTCTGTGAGCCTCGAGAGGACAGGGTCGCCAGCGACGGCACGGGAGAACGCGTCCAGGTCGTCACCGGTGTTCAGGAGGCGGGTCACGCACTCTTGGAGTTCCGCTTCGGATACCAGGGTGTCCCCTCCCGTGCCGAGGACATCCACCGCGAGGACGGCCTCCCCGTCCTGCCCAACGTCCCGTACCCTGATCGCAACAGGGGTTTCCCCCACCCGGACAACCTGCGAGAGGATACCACCGTGGTATTTCCGGACCGCCGGGTCCCCGGCGGAGAACACGCTGCAGATCAAGGCAAAATCGTAGGGGAGCTTGGGGTGGATGGAGAGGGGCATTCCAGGGTTGTACGGTGGATTGGGGGGGAGAAAAAGGTGCGGGATTCCCCGCGGGCCGTTTTGGGAACCTTTAATGCTCCCGGTTCCCACCCATCACGCATGATCAAAGTTGCCATCAATGGCTACGGGACGATAGGAAAGCGCGTCGCCGACGCCGTTGCTGCCCAGCCGGACATGGAGGTCATCGGCGTCTCGAAGACGAGGCCGAGCCACGAGGCCTTCATCGCGAGGGAGAAAGGGTACCCGCTCTACATCGCCGACATCTCGAAGAAGGCCGCGTTCGAGAAGGCCGGCCTCCCGGTCGCGGGGAGCGTGGAGGACATGCTCGCGCGCGCAGATATCGTCGTGGACGCGACACCGGGGGGGGTCGGCGAGAAGAACAAGCCACTCTACGAGAAGGCAGGGATCAAGGCCATCTGGCAGGGGGGAGAGGAGCACGAAGTCGCGGGTTTCTCCTTCAACGCCGACTGCAACTACGCCGACGCGATCGGGCGGCAGTTCGCCCGCGTCGTCTCGTGCAACACGACGGGGCTCTGCCGGATCATCAACGCGATGGACAGGAACTTCGGCGTGGAGAGGGTGAGGGCGGTGATGGTCCGCCGCGGCGGCGACCCCGCGGACATCAAGAGGGGGCCCATCGACGCGATCGTCCTCAACCCGGTCACGATCCCGAGCCACCACGGGCCCGACGTGCAGAGCGTCCTGCCCCACATCAACATCGTCACGCTCGCGATGGTCGTCCCGGTGACGATGATGCACATGCACGTCGTCCAGATGGACCTGAAAGAGGAGGCAACGCGCGAGGAGGTCATCAGGATCATCGAGCAGAATCCACGCCTCGGGCTGATCCGGAAGGCGACCGGGATCACGAGCACCGCCGAGCTGAAGGAGTACGCGATGGACCTCGGGAGGCCCCGGTCGGACCTCTGGGAGAACGGCATCTTCGAGGAGTCGATCTCCTGCATGGGCAGGGAACTCTACCTCTTCCAGGCGATCCACCAGGAGGCAGACGTCGTCGTCGAGAACATCGACTGCATCAGGGCGATGACGGGGACCGAGAAGGACCCGGCAAAGTCCATCGCGATGACGAACGAGGCACTGAACTTCCGCCCCATAAGGTAAAATTTTTCCCCGCGAGGGGGGGCTGGGGGACTCCCCCCGGGGTTTCACCAGGGGGTTGACCGGTGCGTCCCCCGATGGTCGCCGCGCCGTGGCCCCGGGGATCCAAGCGCCGGCTCCGCGCGGGAGGGCGGCCCCCGCACCGGCGTGCACGGGGGCGTGCCACACAAGCATTAACACCACGCGTTCCCCATTTTATGTGAATGGACGCGTACGCTCTGGCGACGAGGAACACCGTGGAGGTGGTCACGACCGACGAGCTTGTCGCCCTCCTCGGGAAGGAGAGAAAGAGGGTGTATGCCGGGTACGAGCCGAGCGGGGAGATCCACCTCGGCCACCTCGTGACGGTCAACAAGCTCATGGACCTAAAGGAGGCCGGGTTCGAGGTCACGGTCCTCCTCGCCGACCTCCACGCGTTCCTCAACAGGAAGGGGACGATGGAGGAGGTGAGCGCACTCGCCGAGTACAACAGGAAGTGCTTCGAGGCGCTCGGCCTCTCGGGCGTCCGCTACGTGAAGGGCTCCGACATCCAGCTCGACCGGGACTACGAGCTCCTGGTCCTCCGCCTCTCCCAGCAGATCACGCTGAACAGGGCGACGCGGAGCATGGACGAGGTGGGCAGGCAGATGGACAACCCCACGGTCTCCCAGATGATCTACCCGATCATGCAGATGGTGGACATCGCGAGGCTCGGCGTGGACGCGGCCGTGGGGGGGATCGACCAGAGGAAGATCCACATGCTCGCGAGGGAGTACCTCCCGTCCGTCGGGTACCCCGCACCGGTCTGCATCCACACGCCCATCCTCTGCGGCCTCGACGGGAAGAAGATGTCGTCGTCGAGCCACAACTACATCTCGGTCGCGGATTCCGCCGACGCGATTGAGAAGAAGTGCAGCAAGGCATTCTGCCCGCCGGAGTGCGAGGGCAACCCCATCCTCCAGATCATGCAGTACCACATCTTCCCGCGCGTCCCCCGCGTCGAGGTCCGCCGGCCTGAGAAGTTCGGCGGAGACCGGGAGTTCGAGAGCTACGCCGCCCTCGAGGAGGCGTACAGGAAGGGGGAGATCCACCCCCTCGACCTCAAGAAGACCGCTGCACGG of Methanolinea sp. contains these proteins:
- a CDS encoding PAS domain S-box protein, which encodes MILDREKISRIKRLLKSRPKGLTISDIAHTLKMNRNSVAKYLEILLITGEVEVRVYGNAKVYTLAQRVPISSVLRFTTELILILDADLRVTDVNENFLSFFSARREDVLGSAIGELVIPALGEISATIQTADSSSGKKQEISFEIRGRECTLAYKVVPTVFEDGRRGYTLIFEDVTLPREYERRLRMSEERYRAIVEDQTEFICRFDPDFRLTFANGALCKYMGWVAGEVPGKDILEYVHPEDREMVRERILSLGPGRDVETHEHRVVCPGGETRWHLWTHRAILDGSGRIVEYQGVGRDITEKRLSEERLRVLDMAVSSSVNGVVIATLDGRITYANAAFLKMIGDPLGDAVIGQPLRTLFPAGTAGERLEGAPRLLLERGEWNGEVLIPRGDGRTVHAFHTANLVRDAEGNPIAMMASFTDISERIEAEREIRIRNAAIESATNAIVIFDPDDRLVYANKVFLSLFGARDLRDMQENHMGEFWNLTRYFTPSLAEIRREVSRSGAWNGEIRIRVGDGKSRFFQSSLTLVRDEAGMPASYIGVFMEITAQKAMEKALRTTYEKIQEAAEFMPDPTFILGRDRRVIAWNRAMEVLSGVRKEEVLGSDRYREALSFLKGTMPVLVDILGLPAHELARNHPSVRKFGDSLYAEATIPGSAGGTERYIWAKASPLFDGEGNIVGAIESFRDISGWKRARESLAVQGTTR
- a CDS encoding tyrosine--tRNA ligase produces the protein MDAYALATRNTVEVVTTDELVALLGKERKRVYAGYEPSGEIHLGHLVTVNKLMDLKEAGFEVTVLLADLHAFLNRKGTMEEVSALAEYNRKCFEALGLSGVRYVKGSDIQLDRDYELLVLRLSQQITLNRATRSMDEVGRQMDNPTVSQMIYPIMQMVDIARLGVDAAVGGIDQRKIHMLAREYLPSVGYPAPVCIHTPILCGLDGKKMSSSSHNYISVADSADAIEKKCSKAFCPPECEGNPILQIMQYHIFPRVPRVEVRRPEKFGGDREFESYAALEEAYRKGEIHPLDLKKTAARYLSELLAGVRDRIA
- a CDS encoding DNA-3-methyladenine glycosylase; this encodes MPLSIHPKLPYDFALICSVFSAGDPAVRKYHGGILSQVVRVGETPVAIRVRDVGQDGEAVLAVDVLGTGGDTLVSEAELQECVTRLLNTGDDLDAFSRAVAGDPVLSRLTEALSGLRMISSETVFEAVVTSIIEQQIATPVARQVESRVVRRFGEEVRTAQGTFYAYPRPEDFADASPRDLRECGLSFRKAGYILEIARAAREGEIDLEAYRGPNDPGVVIDELCRIRGIGRWTAEFVLLRGLHRLDVIPAGDLGIRRAIARFYSLGDLITPGQAREFARRWGDWKGLAAYYLLFADQHAGRAGPSGRPLAGKRGD
- a CDS encoding response regulator — its product is MASPPPAAEILLVEDNPNDVELILHVFQWCNLSNRVHVAWNGEEALDYIFGTGPYAGRDTCHHPQVILLDLKLPRVDGIEVLRRLKNDPRTRTIPVVVLTSSREERDIVRSYDLGVNSYIVKPVKFDDFVCVIRELGLYWKTINQPPVEERGE
- a CDS encoding type II glyceraldehyde-3-phosphate dehydrogenase gives rise to the protein MIKVAINGYGTIGKRVADAVAAQPDMEVIGVSKTRPSHEAFIAREKGYPLYIADISKKAAFEKAGLPVAGSVEDMLARADIVVDATPGGVGEKNKPLYEKAGIKAIWQGGEEHEVAGFSFNADCNYADAIGRQFARVVSCNTTGLCRIINAMDRNFGVERVRAVMVRRGGDPADIKRGPIDAIVLNPVTIPSHHGPDVQSVLPHINIVTLAMVVPVTMMHMHVVQMDLKEEATREEVIRIIEQNPRLGLIRKATGITSTAELKEYAMDLGRPRSDLWENGIFEESISCMGRELYLFQAIHQEADVVVENIDCIRAMTGTEKDPAKSIAMTNEALNFRPIR